The nucleotide window CTTAAATGGGTGGCAAACTCTCCCTAAGAATTTTAACGTTGCTGCATTTCCGAGGCTGGATTCAAATTCAAGATCTTGGTTAAGCTAAAATAGATCCGTGTCATCTCATTTAAGCGCTCTTGGATATAAAATTATCTTTCTATTTACATGTTATTTTTAAACTTGGTTAACCATGTTTGACACTTTTGTTTGGTGCATTGATTGGAACAAACTAGGTATCCGGACGACATTTACGATCGAATATGGACACCGGCATACGGTATCCTACTTTCCGAAGTAAAAAGCGAGGAATCAACCTTTGACATCAGTACAGCAGAAGATCGTCCACCAGAAGCTGCATTAAAAAATGCTATTGTTTCATCAAGCACAAATGAATACATGCAATTTATCAATAGGCTTCCAGCAGAGGAAAATGATGTTTATATAAATGCTTATTTCTCAGAAATAATGGAAAGTGCTTTTGGAAAAAGATCAATTCAGATGTATATAGATGATAAGCCATTTTTAAGTGCTATTGTTCCTCCTCTTGGAAGTGTGAAAGAAGTGTATATAACCAATATTACAGCTTCAGCAAATACTACATTTGTTCTCCAAGCTTCAGAGTCTTCTACTCTTCCTCCTATACTTAATGCTCTTGAAGTTTTTACAATAAGTGATGCATTCAATGCAGGAACTGATAGCAGAGATGGTAAGTGACTAAGTGTGTTATAtctttgtttggataaacaatttaatgaAGCGCTTATCATATACTCCCtctggtcacatttataagcaaaaaactaaATACATTAGGTattcaataaacctaaaaagtagtgttttgcttataaatgtaaCCGAAGGAagtaagtgcttatgtataaactatttcttaacaaacaaaagataaactAAGGTCAAACGGTTTTGATATAAGCTTTCGTgaagagtttatggaaataagctaaaaGTAATTTaagacatgtcataagctatttcCATAAAGATGATATCAGAAATAATCTAAGATTTGTTTCGCCACTCACTATCAAACCACCTAGTTCAATTAACTTATTTATAGATTTGTATCCAGAGTCTCACATCGAATGAGTGATGGAGATTTCTCACCTTACAAGTCGATTTTAGAGTTGACTTATGTCTAACCCAAATTTTAAGAATAACAAgatgataaaatataattagatgtttgaataaaaCTTATTTATACTTTGTTAAATAAAGCTTAATTTATACTAATTTACAATGAGttccatttatttttcaattaactttaaattttgtgttttattttgtcaaattagTGGAAGGTTTGTTACAACTTAAGTTGGCATTTGAAGTGCTTGTGGATTGGAGTGGAGACCCTTGTCTACCCTATCCTTATAGTTGGGATTGGATACAATGTACCACTGATGCCAAACCTCGTGTAACAGCATTGTAAGTACTTAAATTAATAGGCTTAATTATACTTTTGGAcccttatctttccaaaagttgcgattatggccccctaactaatttaaatacaaaacatagggagctgttttgtatttaaattagttagagtGGACCATAActgcaacttttggaaaaatagggatccaaaagtgcaattaagccaaattaATATCACTTTAATATAAATCTCATAAACtatgtatataatataatagcTACTAATAATTTGGTACGtgacattaaaaaatataggtATCTTAGTGGTTATGAGTTGCAAGGCACTCTTCCAGATTTCAGTTCCATGACTGCACTTGAAACAATGTGAGATATatactttcaaaaaaaattgttctatctacttttaaatgattaaccaatagtttattatatttttattttattttatatttgatatactaaacttttatgtttttcagTGATTTGCAAAACAATACTATTGAAGGACCTATTCCTAATTTCCTAGGCCTTTTGCCTAATCTCAAGACATTGTAAGTTTCActttattcacattttttgtttcaacaaatGCAACACATTATTTGAGTTcaataaaatgaaaacatttttttttcttggttcaTGCAGGAACTTGTCTTACAATAGGTTCAATGGTTCTATACCTGCATCTTTGGtgaataagaaaattgaaattgagtaAGTTgaaattttctattatttttccaTTGCATTAGAAAATGGAAGAAGGAAAGTTGGTTGGAGTAAAATTTAGAGGAATATGTAAGATTAACCGATGAATCTATTATATGAAATTAGAAAACACTTGCTTGTTGAAGCTATGATCGTTAACCGATTCTAATTTCATTAAGTAAATGTGTTCTAATTTCATATATTAGATCATCGTTACATAAGTAGTTTTGAACAAAGTGTGATATAATCTTACGTACTGAtcctttgatattttttactttcattaTCGTTACATAAGTAGTTATGAAGACTACATTTTCATCAAATATTCATCTAAAACCTTAAAATATTAGATATAtagattattttgtttataatttatatgttgctcaatatttttttttaacaatatttctTGTTATATAGTTTCtaactttaattattttcaGCACAACAAATAATTGTTTATCGGGAACGAAGTGTCAACCTCTTAAGGCATTGTCACCAAGTAAGCAAacatcatcaccaccaccacctcaacTTATTTTAGGTGATGAACCAGATATAATTGgttcaccaccaccaccacctcgaCTTATTCTAGGTGATGAACCAAATATAATTGGTTCGCCGCCGCCACCACCCCAACTTATTTTAGGAGATGATCCAAATATAATTGATTCACCACCTTTGCCAGAATTTCGTTCAGGGGATGCATCAGTGGGAAATGGAAGCTTGAAGAACAACAAACTAAACATATTATTCATACTAGCTGCACAAACTTTGCTACCAATGATTTTCACAAAGTTTATATGAAAcggattttttgttttttcatatatgttttttgcatGATTATGAATATTATCAAGCAAGTCATGTATTGTGTGACTCTTCTAAAGATTTAAAGCTGTTTTCAATTAATTTCCTTATGTAATTTTTTACACATACACGTGTGTGTTGGAATGATAATGTGAGGTTGCAAGTATTTTGTATGCCATAAGctatatgttaatgttaaagAATGCCCTGCTTTGATAAATTTAGGACTATGAAAAACACATTTATCGGAAATATAACTCTTAAgattttgtttgggagtttggaagggaagggaggggagggctttcgggggttggaaatatatagaaaaattgataaaaaattcacattttttgaaaaaacagttttttagagaatgataaactaatacttatgattaatatacttttaattttaagaatattataacaacgtagattgaatttgaaaaattcatataaaccctccataactTCCCAAAATcctcccccaatacaatttttgagctCCCCTAAATGAGGgggatttttttattatgagtaaaaaattaacctccaaagcccttccaatgtcttctatttcttccacttgctacttcctttttttcaaaaccctcccctcccctcccctccaaactcccaaacaaaacctgaatatatatttcttttttgacccattaaataaatatttctatCTTGGATTAGTTACTATGTATGTGGTAAATATACATATAACTTTTCGTTGAAAAATAACAGACAGAGTTGACAAGTTAGATGATAACTTATAGTGGTGATTGATGGTTTAAAGCTTATAACTCATAGTTAATGATTGATGTTGACGAccgatataataattaaaatgtttggtaaaattagatGTTTAAGTAACACATAAATCTATAAATctaaaatgatagaaaaaagTATTGTTaagtaatattaaaaaatagaagttgtGGGATGCAAAATCTGTTAAATTAGTCCATGTTATGTGTTACAATGTTGATGTAAAAGAATTAAATTctaaacaatttataaaatattcaaaataataaatttatcaaaataatttaaatgctAATTTTGTTTATAGTTTGATTCATATTCCTTTTTTAGGGGTTTGATTCATATTTTGTCAATTAAAAAGTTGTGGGATACATGTTTGAACTAGGTcccttcaataatttttttttttttgaactagGTCAAAGACTGCTTATTTGCAAATCCGTCTTGCAGTCGAAAATGACTTTTTGCCATAAGCTGAATTATTTAATAGTGCATAAGAACGTGGAATGCAAGAACaggtagctggttcatttttataataataaggAAGAGTAAAATATAACAACGATCATTGTATACTATTTCAATTCTAACTAATAGTAATTTGTTAATGTCCTACACCAAAATCAGATATTTTAGATGCCTTCACAGGAAAACCACATAATAGCAGTTTCTGTTTTCTTTCACACGTTTGGTATCCCACAAACCAAACTTTTAATAGAATATAGAATAATGGATATTCCACAAACCAATTGAAGAAATGAGCAAGCTTATATGTTAACTAACCAAAGAGGCAAAGAGTTATAGATATTTTTCCCGTAAATGCATTTTAGTTGGTGgctcccatatatatatattagattatAGTGGTCGGAGTTTAAATCCTAGATTCTCTAatatttagactttttttttatttttaaaagatgttAAAATGGAATTTCAATAaccaaacttatttatttgtccTGCATAAGGTGTGCTAGAATgaagcaaaaagaaaaatcaagttacGTCAGAAATAGGTAAGGAAGACCTAAATGAAAGTGAAAAGAACCATTACaagaaatttaaaagaataGTCCACCATAAATAAATGGTAATCAAAAGCAAGATTTTTATGTTTTGCTTCAGCCTACTAAAAGATCGCGCCTTTATGTTGTCAAGCAAGTGATGAATAGTATTTTGTGAATTCTTGAAGATTCTTgcatttctttcatttcataaACACACAAACTGAAGAAAACCAAACTAAACGAG belongs to Medicago truncatula cultivar Jemalong A17 chromosome 6, MtrunA17r5.0-ANR, whole genome shotgun sequence and includes:
- the LOC25496631 gene encoding uncharacterized protein At1g24485 isoform X1 codes for the protein MKSLLSFLLLIAISLLSFSKPSLTIFVSINCGSSKSFTDKNNIRWSGDDDYIQNGVSQEVISSSSNPLSTLRYFPTRKKNCYSIKVPKGEKILARASFYYGNYDNKLSPPVFDLQFDGNYWATVNTTNYYYVDYEAIYVTKGNFTSICVAQTKPTQFPFISSLEIRSLDPTMYSHFDTNHALILQWRYAFGGNETIRYPDDIYDRIWTPAYGILLSEVKSEESTFDISTAEDRPPEAALKNAIVSSSTNEYMQFINRLPAEENDVYINAYFSEIMESAFGKRSIQMYIDDKPFLSAIVPPLGSVKEVYITNITASANTTFVLQASESSTLPPILNALEVFTISDAFNAGTDSRDVEGLLQLKLAFEVLVDWSGDPCLPYPYSWDWIQCTTDAKPRVTALYLSGYELQGTLPDFSSMTALETIDLQNNTIEGPIPNFLGLLPNLKTLNLSYNRFNGSIPASLVNKKIEIDTTNNCLSGTKCQPLKALSPSKQTSSPPPPQLILGDEPDIIGSPPPPPRLILGDEPNIIGSPPPPPQLILGDDPNIIDSPPLPEFRSGDASVGNGSLKNNKLNILFILAAQTLLPMIFTKFI
- the LOC25496631 gene encoding uncharacterized protein At1g24485 isoform X2, whose translation is MKSLLSFLLLIAISLLSFSKPSLTIFVSINCGSSKSFTDKNNIRWSGDDDYIQNGVSQEVISSSSNPLSTLRYFPTRKKNCYSIKVPKGEKILARASFYYGNYDNKLSPPVFDLQFDGNYWATVNTTNYYYVDYEAIYVTKGNFTSICVAQTKPTQFPFISSLEIRSLDPTMYSHFDTNHALILQWRYAFGGNETIRYPDDIYDRIWTPAYGILLSEVKSEESTFDISTAEDRPPEAALKNAIVSSSTNEYMQFINRLPAEENDVYINAYFSEIMESAFGKRSIQMYIDDKPFLSAIVPPLGSVKEVYITNITASANTTFVLQASESSTLPPILNALEVFTISDAFNAGTDSRDVEGLLQLKLAFEVLVDWSGDPCLPYPYSWDWIQCTTDAKPRVTALYLSGYELQGTLPDFSSMTALETIDLQNNTIEGPIPNFLGLLPNLKTLNLSYNRFNGSIPASLVNKKIEIDTTNNCLSGTKCQPLKALSPKFRSGDASVGNGSLKNNKLNILFILAAQTLLPMIFTKFI